Within Metabacillus schmidteae, the genomic segment GATGGAGACAGCACAAATCTTGAACATTTACACGCTTACCAATTATAGTAGGGGAGACATCGCCTCGAATGACTGTTTGAAACCATATACTTGATTCATCTCCAATTTCAACATCTCCTGTAATTGTTACGTAATCAGCAATAAAAGCTGATTCGGAAATTCTTGGATTTTTTTCTTTATAAGGATAGATCATGTTTTTCATTCCTTTCAGTTGGAGCTTTTTGTTTATTATAACAATAGACAAGGGCTCTTTTCTAAAAGGATTTAATGATAGGTTTTGTTTATGAACCGGAAATAAGAGGAATAAAAGGATTACTTACAATAATAAAGTTGGATATAACTAAGAATGTGAAAGAAGGTAGTGAAATTGTGGAAGTGGGAAGCTGAGATTGAGCCTATAAAAGGTGTGATTGTGATCATTCATGGGGCAGCAGAACATCACGGCCGCTACAAATGGTTAGTCGAAATGTGGCGCCTGTCAGGTTATCATGTTGTCATGGGTGATCTCCCTGGTCAAGGAACCACAACAAGAAGAAGAGGACATATCCAATCATTTGATGAATATATAAAAGAAGTAAATCTATGGATAACTGAAGCAAAAAAGTATGGCGTGCCATTATTTTTATTAGGACACAGCATGGGTGGGTTAATAGTGATAAGGGCTCTCCAGGAAAAACATCATGAAATAAAAGCGGTTATTTTATCATCTCCATGCTTAGGAATTTTGTTTAAACCAAATAAAGCTTTAGAGCTTGCTTCCAAAGGATTAAATATCATAGCCCCATCGTTTAAAGTAGATTCAAAATTAAGTGTAAATATCGCCACTCGTAATAAATCGGTTCAGGATCTTGATGAAAACGATTCTTTATATGTGACAAAGGTTTCTGTTAGATGGTATCGTGAGTTATTAAAGGCTATGGAAGAAGCACAAAAACAAGTAGGGAAATTTCAAGAAGTCCCTCTTCTTCTTATGCAAGGAGGAGAAGATAAAATCGTTGATAAATCACTTGTAAAAGAGTGGTTTAACAAAGTAGATTTGCTTGAGAAAAATTATAAGGAATGGAAAGGGTTATATCACGAAATCTTTAGTGAGCCAGAACGAGATCAAGTTTTTGAAACAGCAAAGCGGTTTTTTGATGCACATTCCGAGTTTGATAGTAGTATGTAAGCATATAGTTGAAATTGGCACCTTCACAAAAAAGCATTGTTAAGTAATCATATAAATCATATAGGTAAAAGAGGTGACACAC encodes:
- a CDS encoding alpha/beta hydrolase, which produces MWKWEAEIEPIKGVIVIIHGAAEHHGRYKWLVEMWRLSGYHVVMGDLPGQGTTTRRRGHIQSFDEYIKEVNLWITEAKKYGVPLFLLGHSMGGLIVIRALQEKHHEIKAVILSSPCLGILFKPNKALELASKGLNIIAPSFKVDSKLSVNIATRNKSVQDLDENDSLYVTKVSVRWYRELLKAMEEAQKQVGKFQEVPLLLMQGGEDKIVDKSLVKEWFNKVDLLEKNYKEWKGLYHEIFSEPERDQVFETAKRFFDAHSEFDSSM